A window of Acidobacteriota bacterium contains these coding sequences:
- the trxC gene encoding thioredoxin TrxC, which produces MNPPSETLNIVCPHCNSVNRVLESRIEDGPRCGKCKGQLFDGKPVNLDEANFDRQTSRNDIPVVVDFWAPWCGPCRMMAPAFEQAAGELEPRVRLAKLNTEEAQSIAARFDIRSIPTTMVFREGREVARQPGAMDRGQLMQWLRPYVG; this is translated from the coding sequence ATGAATCCACCGTCGGAAACGCTCAATATCGTCTGTCCCCACTGTAATTCGGTGAACCGGGTTCTCGAGTCTCGAATCGAGGATGGTCCCCGCTGCGGCAAATGCAAGGGCCAGCTCTTCGACGGCAAACCGGTAAACCTCGACGAGGCCAATTTCGACAGGCAGACCTCGCGCAACGACATCCCCGTGGTGGTTGATTTCTGGGCGCCGTGGTGTGGCCCTTGCAGGATGATGGCGCCCGCCTTCGAGCAGGCGGCGGGCGAGCTCGAACCGCGAGTCAGACTGGCCAAGTTGAATACCGAAGAGGCGCAGTCAATCGCCGCCCGCTTCGACATCCGCAGCATTCCGACAACGATGGTGTTTCGCGAGGGGCGCGAGGTGGCGCGCCAGCCGGGTGCCATGGATCGTGGACAGCTGATGCAGTGGCTGCGCCCCTACGTCGGCTGA
- a CDS encoding aminotransferase class III-fold pyridoxal phosphate-dependent enzyme — protein MTVGGTFPTPADAESLAREHWGLVCRAEPLAGEVDRNFLLVSENGDRWVLKVSRENTDPTGLEYQIETMRFLENSPVAHLVQRPLPTADGRFLLPFGPGESGRCWVRALSFLGGSPLVDLRDRPPAFLIAIGQALARLDLSLHGFDHPAAHRDHPWNIERTDDLLRFASHIPDPARRELVERHVERFRDDAVPRLAELERGVIHNDANDHNLLVQRNAHGEPALAGIIDFGDSRFTVTVAELAISAAYLMLDREHPLTTAALVTSGYNSVRPLSTDEQALLFDLIKARLCASLLMSARGLHEEPENEYLQISAAPVWRLLERMAMIDPDEATRAFEEACAGSRTPVRSAEEILDVRRTHFGFNLSVSYSKPLKIVRGEGQYLFDDAGRRYLDLVNNVCHVGHCHPQVVAAAQRQMAELNTNTRYLHDNLAEYVLRLAGTFPNPLEVCFFTNSGTEANDLALRLARTRTGSKEIIVLDHAYHGHSPSLVEISPYKCEGPGGQGLAGHAHKVPMPDTYRGPHRGLDAGIRYAGEVGAAIADIADGGKKLGAFMAESLIGCGGQVIPAPGFLAAAAEAVRSAGGVVIADEVQVGFGRVGTHLWAFESQDVVPDIVTLGKPIGNGHPMAAVVTTREIAASFVTGMEYFNTFGGNPVSCAVGLAVLDVIETQGLQQHALEVGTHMLDGLRELQARHCLIGDVRGLGLFIGVELVRDHQSLEPADTEASRIIDEMKSRGFLLSTDGPLHNVLKIKPPMVLTAADADQTLEALDEILGAFD, from the coding sequence GTGACCGTCGGCGGCACCTTCCCAACACCCGCCGATGCGGAATCTCTGGCTCGCGAGCACTGGGGACTCGTCTGCCGGGCCGAGCCGCTGGCGGGCGAGGTCGATCGGAACTTCCTCCTGGTGAGCGAAAACGGCGACCGTTGGGTGCTCAAGGTCTCGCGCGAAAACACCGACCCGACCGGCCTCGAGTACCAGATCGAAACGATGCGCTTCCTGGAGAACTCGCCGGTCGCACACCTGGTGCAACGGCCGCTCCCGACCGCCGATGGCCGGTTCCTGCTACCGTTCGGCCCGGGCGAGAGCGGGCGCTGCTGGGTCCGGGCCCTCTCCTTTCTCGGCGGGTCGCCGCTGGTCGATCTCCGCGATCGCCCGCCTGCATTTCTCATAGCGATCGGCCAGGCCCTCGCTCGCCTCGATCTGTCCCTGCACGGATTCGACCACCCGGCTGCGCACCGCGACCATCCCTGGAATATCGAGCGTACGGACGACCTCCTCCGCTTCGCCTCGCACATCCCCGATCCGGCGCGGCGCGAGCTGGTGGAGCGCCACGTGGAGCGCTTCCGTGACGACGCTGTCCCACGGCTCGCCGAACTCGAGCGGGGCGTGATTCACAACGATGCCAATGACCACAATCTGCTCGTGCAACGCAACGCACACGGTGAGCCGGCCCTTGCCGGCATCATCGATTTCGGCGATTCCCGCTTCACCGTCACGGTTGCCGAGCTCGCCATCTCCGCGGCCTACCTCATGCTCGACCGCGAGCACCCCCTGACCACTGCCGCCCTCGTCACCTCCGGCTACAACTCGGTCCGACCTCTGTCGACCGACGAGCAGGCGCTCCTCTTCGATCTCATCAAAGCCAGGCTCTGCGCCAGCCTTCTGATGTCGGCGCGGGGCCTGCACGAAGAACCCGAGAACGAGTACCTGCAGATCTCGGCCGCCCCCGTATGGCGGCTCCTGGAAAGGATGGCCATGATCGACCCCGACGAGGCGACCCGTGCCTTCGAGGAGGCGTGTGCCGGCTCCCGCACTCCGGTTCGAAGCGCCGAGGAGATCCTCGACGTCAGGCGCACCCATTTCGGCTTCAATCTCAGCGTCTCCTACTCGAAGCCGCTCAAGATCGTCCGTGGCGAGGGGCAGTACCTTTTCGACGACGCCGGCCGCCGTTACCTCGATCTGGTCAACAACGTCTGTCACGTCGGCCACTGCCACCCGCAGGTGGTGGCCGCAGCCCAGCGACAGATGGCCGAGCTCAACACCAACACCCGGTACCTGCACGACAATCTGGCGGAGTACGTCTTGCGGCTCGCCGGGACCTTCCCCAACCCGCTCGAGGTCTGCTTCTTCACCAACTCCGGCACAGAGGCCAACGACCTCGCTCTGCGCCTCGCGCGCACCCGTACGGGGTCGAAGGAGATCATCGTGCTCGACCACGCATACCACGGGCACTCGCCCTCGCTGGTCGAGATCTCACCCTACAAGTGCGAAGGCCCGGGAGGTCAGGGCCTGGCCGGGCACGCGCACAAGGTGCCGATGCCCGACACCTACCGTGGACCCCACCGGGGACTGGACGCCGGGATCCGCTACGCCGGCGAGGTGGGCGCTGCAATTGCCGATATCGCAGACGGGGGCAAGAAGCTCGGCGCCTTCATGGCCGAATCGCTGATCGGATGCGGCGGCCAGGTCATACCCGCTCCCGGATTCCTGGCGGCCGCCGCGGAGGCCGTGCGGTCGGCCGGCGGGGTGGTCATTGCCGACGAGGTCCAGGTCGGATTCGGAAGGGTCGGAACGCACCTGTGGGCATTCGAAAGCCAGGACGTCGTCCCCGACATCGTCACCCTCGGCAAGCCGATCGGCAACGGCCACCCGATGGCGGCGGTGGTAACGACCCGGGAGATCGCCGCCTCCTTCGTCACCGGCATGGAGTACTTCAACACCTTCGGCGGTAATCCCGTCTCGTGCGCGGTCGGCCTGGCGGTGCTCGACGTCATCGAGACGCAAGGTCTGCAGCAGCACGCGCTCGAGGTCGGCACCCACATGCTCGACGGCCTGCGCGAGCTTCAGGCTCGCCACTGTCTGATCGGCGACGTTCGCGGCCTCGGCCTCTTCATCGGCGTCGAGCTGGTCCGTGACCACCAGAGCCTCGAACCCGCCGACACCGAAGCTTCCCGAATCATCGACGAGATGAAGTCCCGCGGCTTCCTGCTCTCCACCGACGGCCCGTTGCACAATGTGCTCAAGATCAAGCCGCCGATGGTCCTGACCGCGGCCGACGCGGACCAGACCCTCGAAGCCCTCGACGAGATCCTCGGCGCGTTCGATTGA
- a CDS encoding aminotransferase class I/II-fold pyridoxal phosphate-dependent enzyme, producing the protein MKIEVFEMERMQSTWENLVEFDLSESGVLPVSLRELSEMGFDLEWALDTPLTYSQSNGTPELREALSQIYPGTTIDNFEVTNGTSEANYLVPLSLLQEGDGFALEVPNYMQLWGVPRSMGAEVNIFRLLQDEDWEPDWAEFERAVTPRTRLVYVSNPNNPTGSVLSRRSMERIVARCEEMDAYLLADEVYLGAEIDGPRTSSFWGLSDRVIVTSGLSKAFGIPGVRIGWIVGPKDLVHECWTQHDSVTICPNKLSDAVARIAVQKENRERLYERGRALLQRNRKIFSEWVAGLGEGFSFISPQAGAMAFLKYSSPTPSLELAERVRNNQSTLIVPGIHLGLEGYLRIWLGGEQAYLEEGLRRIAAELV; encoded by the coding sequence ATGAAGATCGAAGTCTTCGAAATGGAACGAATGCAGTCGACCTGGGAAAACCTGGTCGAATTCGACCTGAGCGAGAGCGGTGTGCTCCCGGTGTCACTCCGCGAACTTTCCGAAATGGGATTCGACCTGGAGTGGGCACTGGATACGCCGCTGACCTACAGTCAGTCCAACGGCACCCCGGAGCTGAGAGAGGCATTGTCTCAGATCTACCCCGGCACGACCATCGACAACTTCGAGGTCACCAATGGGACCTCGGAGGCCAACTACCTGGTTCCACTGAGCCTGTTGCAGGAAGGGGACGGGTTCGCCCTCGAAGTGCCGAACTATATGCAGCTCTGGGGAGTGCCCCGAAGCATGGGCGCCGAAGTGAACATCTTCCGGCTGTTGCAGGATGAAGACTGGGAACCCGACTGGGCGGAATTCGAACGGGCCGTCACCCCCCGCACCCGCCTGGTCTACGTCTCCAACCCCAACAACCCCACCGGGTCGGTGCTGTCCAGACGCTCCATGGAAAGAATCGTCGCGCGTTGCGAGGAAATGGACGCCTATTTGCTCGCCGACGAGGTTTACCTGGGGGCGGAGATCGACGGCCCCCGCACTTCGAGTTTCTGGGGCTTGAGTGACCGGGTCATTGTCACCAGCGGTCTGTCCAAGGCGTTTGGCATACCGGGAGTCCGAATCGGCTGGATCGTCGGCCCGAAGGATCTGGTTCACGAGTGTTGGACGCAGCACGATTCGGTGACGATCTGTCCGAACAAGCTGTCCGATGCGGTGGCCCGCATCGCGGTGCAAAAGGAAAACCGGGAGAGGCTGTACGAACGGGGCCGCGCTCTTCTCCAGAGGAATCGGAAGATCTTCAGCGAGTGGGTCGCCGGACTGGGCGAAGGGTTCTCCTTCATCTCCCCGCAAGCCGGGGCCATGGCCTTTTTGAAGTACTCGTCGCCGACGCCGAGCCTCGAGCTCGCCGAACGGGTTCGCAACAACCAGAGCACACTCATCGTTCCCGGGATTCACCTGGGCCTCGAGGGCTACCTACGCATCTGGCTGGGGGGAGAGCAGGCCTATCTCGAGGAGGGTTTGCGCCGGATCGCAGCGGAGCTCGTCTGA
- a CDS encoding PDZ domain-containing protein encodes MRLKIAITVLSLCLAATTASAEVDARMLRYPDVSATHIAFVYAGDIWTVEKGGGVAHRLSSPSGEELFPRFSPDGARLAFTANYDGNSDVYIIPAMGGSPVRLTHHPDEDLLSDWSPDGERILFSSRRASGIRRLSQFYLVSPDGGFPTELPVPYGVFGAIDPSGRSIAYSTRHRGFRTWKRFRGGTAPDIWHFDLETLEARNLTDSAANDAYPMWHGDTLYFLSDRGPALRSNIWALEPSGEMRQVTHFTDFDITFPAIGPSDIVFQAGGRLYLLSLDDEQIAEVEVEIITDLASVRPQRINASSYIENADISPHGKRVVIEARGELFSVPAKHGVVQNLSRTSGAAERFPAWSPDGKHIAYWSDESGEYELTLVPSAGGEPKVLTGLGPGFRYRIYWSPDSSKVAFIDHTQVIRVYTLPTDTFSEVDKGLWMLHPGLQDFAIDWSSDSRWIAYSRGLETGNSAIFLFDTSNGTCHQVTSGYFSDSGPVFDPDGKFLYYLSNRSLEPIYSDIDATWIYPNTTRIVAAPLQGDVPSPLAPRNDQEAVKDEDEADEKAEETEEKSKREKEGKKTDEKQGSAKDDKKPKPVKIDLGGFEERIVVLPPEAGNYANLAAVSGKVIFHRMPRSGSADENRPIAFYDLEEREEETIIGNAIDFSVAANGKKMLVRSRDTFAIVDIKPDQEIGGNGNSDNRVDTSKLEMVLDPQAEWRQLFTEVWRTYRDYFYDPNLHGLDWDALRDHYGALLDDAITRWDVNFIIGELIGEVNASHTYVGGGDLERAPRRPVGLLGIDWALENGAYRVARIVGGAPWDGGEVRSPLAEPGVDIAEGDYILAVNGVPIDTSKDPFAAFQDLGEQTVALTVNSKPSVDGSREVLVETLASESRLRNLEWIEHNRQRVLEASDGRIGYIYVPDTSVPGQTELVRQLNSQIRLPGLIIDERFNAGGQLPDRFIEKVNRQMVSRIFFRHGATRTHPSVTHYGAKAMLINGWAGSGGDAFPWFFKEMDVGPLVGERTWGGLIGPAVGHRLIDGGRYTAPPGRLFSVNGEWFPEGHGVDPDIPVVDHPTKLAKGIDPQLEAAISAVLELIVENPPVFAKPPEFEVR; translated from the coding sequence ATGCGTTTGAAGATCGCCATCACGGTACTGAGTCTGTGCCTCGCCGCCACCACGGCATCGGCTGAGGTGGACGCCCGAATGCTCCGCTACCCGGACGTCTCGGCAACCCACATCGCTTTCGTCTACGCGGGTGACATCTGGACGGTCGAGAAGGGCGGAGGCGTCGCCCATCGCCTGAGCTCGCCCTCCGGCGAGGAGCTGTTTCCGCGGTTCTCACCGGACGGCGCACGCCTCGCCTTCACCGCAAACTACGACGGCAACTCTGACGTTTACATCATACCCGCCATGGGCGGTTCCCCGGTGCGCCTCACGCACCATCCGGACGAGGATCTGCTCTCCGATTGGAGTCCCGACGGTGAGCGGATCCTTTTCTCCTCGCGCCGCGCGAGCGGCATCCGCAGGCTGAGCCAGTTCTATCTCGTCTCGCCTGACGGAGGATTCCCGACGGAGCTCCCGGTCCCATACGGAGTCTTCGGCGCGATCGATCCATCGGGGAGGTCCATTGCCTACTCCACCCGCCACCGTGGCTTCCGCACGTGGAAGCGATTCCGTGGCGGCACCGCGCCCGACATCTGGCACTTCGACCTCGAGACCCTCGAGGCTCGAAACCTGACCGATAGTGCTGCCAACGACGCCTACCCCATGTGGCACGGTGACACCCTCTACTTCCTCTCCGATCGCGGGCCCGCGTTGCGCTCCAACATCTGGGCTCTCGAGCCCAGCGGCGAGATGCGCCAGGTCACTCATTTCACCGATTTCGACATCACCTTCCCGGCCATCGGACCTTCGGACATCGTCTTCCAGGCGGGTGGCCGTCTCTACCTGCTCAGCCTCGACGATGAGCAAATCGCCGAGGTCGAAGTCGAGATCATCACCGATCTCGCGAGTGTTCGCCCGCAGCGTATCAATGCGTCGAGCTATATCGAGAACGCTGACATCTCCCCGCACGGCAAGCGGGTTGTGATCGAGGCTCGGGGCGAGCTCTTCTCGGTGCCCGCAAAGCACGGGGTGGTTCAAAACCTGAGCCGTACTTCGGGCGCCGCCGAACGTTTTCCCGCCTGGTCCCCCGACGGCAAGCACATCGCCTACTGGAGCGACGAGAGCGGCGAGTACGAGCTGACCCTGGTCCCGTCTGCCGGCGGCGAGCCGAAGGTGCTGACCGGCCTCGGTCCGGGTTTCAGATACCGAATCTACTGGTCGCCCGACAGCTCGAAGGTCGCCTTCATCGATCACACCCAGGTGATCCGGGTCTACACCCTCCCGACCGACACCTTCTCGGAGGTCGACAAGGGCCTATGGATGCTCCATCCGGGACTGCAGGATTTCGCAATCGACTGGTCATCCGACAGCCGTTGGATCGCGTATTCGCGGGGATTGGAAACGGGCAACAGCGCGATCTTCCTTTTCGACACCTCGAACGGCACCTGCCATCAGGTGACCTCCGGGTACTTCAGCGACTCGGGACCCGTCTTCGATCCCGACGGGAAATTCCTCTACTACCTGTCGAACCGCTCCCTCGAACCCATCTACTCGGACATCGACGCCACCTGGATTTATCCGAACACCACCCGGATCGTGGCGGCACCGCTTCAGGGCGACGTGCCGTCACCGCTCGCCCCACGCAACGACCAGGAGGCGGTCAAGGACGAGGACGAGGCCGACGAAAAGGCTGAAGAAACCGAAGAGAAGTCAAAGCGAGAGAAGGAGGGCAAGAAAACCGACGAGAAGCAAGGGAGCGCAAAGGACGATAAGAAGCCGAAGCCGGTGAAGATCGACCTCGGAGGCTTCGAAGAACGCATCGTGGTGCTCCCGCCCGAGGCCGGCAACTACGCAAACCTCGCTGCCGTTTCCGGCAAGGTCATCTTTCACCGGATGCCCCGCTCGGGTTCGGCGGACGAGAACCGGCCGATCGCCTTTTACGACCTCGAGGAACGCGAGGAGGAAACCATCATCGGCAACGCCATAGACTTCAGCGTCGCGGCCAACGGCAAGAAGATGCTGGTCAGGTCGCGCGATACCTTCGCCATCGTCGACATCAAGCCCGACCAGGAGATCGGTGGGAATGGCAACTCCGACAACAGGGTCGACACCTCGAAGCTCGAGATGGTACTCGACCCGCAGGCCGAATGGAGGCAGCTGTTCACCGAAGTCTGGCGCACCTATCGCGACTACTTTTACGATCCCAACCTGCACGGCCTCGACTGGGACGCGCTGCGGGACCACTATGGCGCCTTGCTCGACGACGCCATCACCCGCTGGGACGTCAACTTCATCATCGGTGAGCTCATCGGCGAGGTGAACGCCTCCCACACCTACGTCGGCGGCGGGGATCTCGAAAGAGCTCCGCGAAGACCTGTCGGCCTGCTCGGCATCGACTGGGCTCTGGAGAACGGTGCCTACCGCGTCGCGCGAATCGTCGGCGGAGCTCCGTGGGATGGCGGGGAGGTTCGATCACCGCTCGCCGAGCCCGGAGTCGACATCGCCGAGGGCGATTACATCCTTGCGGTCAACGGCGTGCCGATCGACACCTCGAAGGACCCCTTCGCCGCGTTTCAGGACCTGGGCGAGCAGACGGTCGCCCTGACCGTCAACTCGAAGCCGTCGGTGGACGGCTCGCGCGAAGTACTCGTCGAGACGCTTGCGAGTGAATCCAGACTGCGCAACCTGGAGTGGATCGAGCACAACCGGCAACGTGTGCTCGAGGCGTCGGATGGGAGGATCGGCTATATCTACGTTCCCGACACTTCAGTGCCGGGCCAGACCGAACTCGTGCGTCAGCTCAACAGCCAAATCCGCCTGCCGGGCCTGATCATCGACGAACGCTTCAACGCCGGCGGCCAGCTGCCCGACCGTTTCATCGAAAAGGTCAACCGGCAGATGGTCTCGCGCATCTTCTTCCGCCACGGCGCCACTCGCACCCACCCGTCGGTCACCCACTACGGTGCCAAGGCCATGCTCATCAACGGCTGGGCCGGATCCGGCGGCGACGCGTTCCCCTGGTTCTTCAAAGAGATGGACGTGGGCCCATTGGTCGGCGAGCGAACTTGGGGCGGGCTGATCGGGCCTGCAGTCGGCCATCGGCTGATCGACGGCGGGCGCTACACCGCGCCGCCAGGACGCCTTTTCAGTGTCAATGGCGAGTGGTTCCCAGAGGGTCACGGCGTGGATCCCGACATACCGGTCGTCGACCACCCGACCAAGCTCGCGAAGGGCATCGACCCGCAGCTCGAAGCCGCGATCAGCGCGGTACTCGAGCTGATCGTGGAGAACCCGCCGGTCTTTGCCAAGCCGCCGGAGTTCGAAGTTCGCTAG
- a CDS encoding YigZ family protein: MPRITTLSEHDLTEQRSRFHAAAVPAATLDAVKKELARRKRRYHKARHHCWACRVRDENGRLVEQARDDGEVGRPGMKMLELLRQRDLEGLLVVSRIFGGIKLGPGGVGRAFRDAALGALQSAEK, from the coding sequence ATGCCGAGAATCACGACCCTCTCCGAGCACGATCTCACGGAACAGCGGTCGCGTTTCCACGCTGCCGCGGTCCCGGCGGCGACCCTCGACGCGGTCAAGAAAGAGCTTGCCCGGCGCAAGAGGAGGTACCACAAGGCACGCCATCACTGCTGGGCCTGCCGGGTCCGGGACGAAAACGGCCGTCTGGTCGAGCAGGCGCGTGACGATGGCGAGGTTGGCAGGCCGGGGATGAAGATGCTCGAGCTGCTCCGGCAGCGCGATCTCGAAGGACTGTTGGTCGTGTCCCGCATCTTCGGCGGCATCAAGCTCGGCCCGGGTGGTGTCGGCCGCGCCTTCCGCGATGCAGCCCTGGGGGCCCTCCAATCTGCCGAAAAATAA
- a CDS encoding amino acid permease, with protein sequence MRTEEQPTSECLVRGLGRWDATLLTVGSVIGTGIFITTADIARVLPHQGMILLVWVLGGFLTLAGALTYAELGALFPRAGGMYHYLKEAYGTFWGFLYGWACFLVIMSGGIAALAVAFGEYLGSFIPVFSTANVLLSVPIGSWTWSVSGGQIAASLAILLLTAVNHVGLREGAGVQNFLTVFRIGSILVFVALAFLVDAPDRVSLFKHLPETNLWAAVGIGMIAALWTYDGWYGATFSAGEMRDPQRTLPFGLVWGTVIVMVLYALLNIVYFIALPLEEIAATPRVGETAAAALFGAGGGRLMSFAILLSTFGCLAATILFSPRIYLAMARDGVFFRSLGEVHSRYRTPARSLWAQSLWAVLLALSGTYEQIYTYVVFAALLFHVGTAGAVIVLRRKRPEVERPYRVFGYPWVPILFILASVLLVGNTLLEKPVESIIGLVFIATGVPAYLWWRRHPRHQTR encoded by the coding sequence GTGCGCACTGAGGAACAACCAACCTCGGAATGCCTCGTCCGGGGGCTCGGGCGCTGGGACGCGACCCTGCTCACGGTCGGCTCGGTCATCGGCACCGGCATCTTCATCACGACTGCCGACATCGCCCGGGTGCTGCCGCACCAGGGGATGATCCTCCTGGTGTGGGTTCTCGGGGGATTCCTGACCCTGGCCGGTGCCCTCACCTATGCCGAGCTCGGTGCGCTTTTCCCGCGCGCCGGCGGCATGTACCACTACCTGAAAGAGGCCTACGGCACCTTCTGGGGCTTTCTCTACGGCTGGGCCTGCTTCCTGGTCATCATGTCCGGTGGCATCGCCGCTCTGGCGGTGGCGTTCGGGGAGTACCTGGGCAGCTTCATCCCCGTGTTCTCGACCGCCAACGTCCTGCTCTCGGTGCCGATCGGAAGCTGGACCTGGTCGGTTTCCGGAGGGCAGATCGCAGCCTCGTTGGCGATTCTTCTGCTCACCGCAGTCAATCACGTGGGCCTGCGCGAAGGGGCGGGCGTGCAGAACTTCCTGACGGTCTTTCGCATCGGCTCGATTCTGGTCTTCGTGGCGCTGGCGTTCCTGGTTGATGCTCCGGACAGGGTGTCGCTCTTCAAGCATTTGCCAGAGACCAACCTGTGGGCGGCAGTCGGCATCGGCATGATCGCGGCGTTATGGACCTACGACGGTTGGTACGGCGCGACCTTCTCGGCCGGGGAGATGCGCGACCCTCAGCGCACCCTCCCGTTCGGACTCGTCTGGGGCACGGTGATCGTCATGGTGCTCTACGCCCTGCTCAACATCGTCTACTTCATAGCCCTCCCGCTCGAAGAGATAGCGGCGACGCCGAGAGTCGGTGAGACCGCCGCGGCGGCACTCTTCGGAGCCGGTGGCGGCAGGCTGATGTCCTTCGCCATCCTGCTGTCAACCTTCGGCTGCCTCGCGGCCACCATCCTCTTCAGTCCCCGCATCTACCTCGCGATGGCCCGAGATGGCGTGTTCTTCCGCAGTCTTGGAGAGGTGCACTCGCGCTATCGAACGCCGGCACGAAGCCTCTGGGCCCAGAGCCTGTGGGCCGTGCTGCTGGCACTCTCGGGGACCTACGAGCAGATCTACACCTACGTGGTCTTCGCCGCCCTGCTCTTCCACGTGGGGACGGCGGGCGCCGTCATCGTTCTTCGCCGGAAAAGGCCGGAGGTCGAGCGGCCGTACAGGGTCTTTGGTTATCCATGGGTTCCTATCCTCTTTATCCTGGCCTCGGTCCTGCTGGTCGGCAACACGCTTCTCGAGAAACCGGTTGAATCGATTATCGGCCTCGTCTTCATCGCGACGGGAGTGCCGGCCTACCTTTGGTGGCGGCGCCACCCTCGTCACCAAACCCGGTGA
- a CDS encoding ornithine cyclodeaminase family protein: protein MLIINHSQVRELLSISDCMEVVGRALADLARGQGVQPLRDGFLRPDRQGVLAWMPGSLATGQPFGVKVLSVVDDPGELGVDSHQGAVLIFDPAGGAPLALCEAGAITAIRTAAVSALATDRLARQDASILAVLGSGTQARSHVDAMLEVRPISQIRVWSRDAEKVGSFVEEQADRHGVPIEPALDAGAAIDGADIVCTTTSAREPILFAEMLEPGQHINAVGASIPSWREIHPGVLPMVSLFTDRRESLDNEAGEYISAIQEGIFERGLVVPELGEVLNGDHPGRTSETEITLFRSLGLAVEDIASATLVYRRALERGLGTKTDFGG from the coding sequence GTGCTGATCATCAACCATTCTCAGGTTCGCGAGCTGCTGTCGATTAGCGACTGCATGGAGGTCGTGGGGAGGGCCCTCGCCGATCTCGCGCGAGGGCAGGGCGTGCAGCCGCTCAGGGACGGCTTCCTGCGTCCGGATCGTCAGGGAGTTCTGGCCTGGATGCCGGGATCGCTGGCCACCGGGCAGCCCTTCGGCGTCAAGGTCTTGAGCGTGGTCGACGACCCTGGCGAGCTCGGCGTCGACTCCCACCAGGGAGCGGTCCTCATCTTCGACCCCGCTGGCGGCGCGCCGCTGGCGCTGTGTGAGGCGGGTGCGATCACCGCAATTCGTACCGCGGCGGTGTCGGCGCTCGCGACCGATCGTCTGGCGCGCCAGGACGCCTCGATCCTCGCCGTTCTCGGCTCCGGGACCCAGGCCCGCTCGCACGTTGACGCGATGCTCGAGGTACGTCCGATATCGCAGATCCGGGTATGGAGCAGGGATGCCGAAAAGGTCGGGTCCTTCGTCGAGGAGCAGGCCGATCGTCACGGCGTGCCGATCGAACCGGCACTCGACGCGGGCGCGGCTATCGATGGTGCCGACATCGTCTGCACGACAACCTCCGCCCGCGAGCCGATCCTCTTCGCCGAAATGCTCGAACCGGGACAGCACATCAATGCGGTGGGGGCGTCCATACCTTCGTGGCGGGAGATTCACCCTGGGGTGTTGCCGATGGTGTCACTCTTCACCGACCGGAGGGAGTCGCTTGACAACGAGGCGGGGGAGTACATCAGCGCCATCCAAGAGGGGATTTTCGAGCGCGGCCTGGTGGTCCCCGAGCTTGGCGAGGTGCTCAACGGCGACCACCCCGGCCGCACCTCCGAGACCGAGATCACGCTCTTCCGTTCGCTCGGACTGGCGGTCGAGGACATCGCCTCGGCAACGCTGGTTTACCGGCGGGCTCTGGAGCGGGGACTGGGCACGAAGACCGATTTCGGTGGCTAG
- a CDS encoding ornithine cyclodeaminase family protein — MPEIFNRTEIEDALQKVDVTKAIEEGFVAYSQGKVVVPPVGELVFEDPPGDVHIKYGYIKDDDFFVIKVASGFYNNVTLGLPAADGLMLVFSQKTAQLECVLLDECHLTNVRTAAAGAVVAKYLAPSRVKRIGVFGAGVQGRMQVEALLPIVKCRDVVVWGTGEEELDAYREVMEGRGLAVETTLIGDEIAATCNLIVTATPSRTPLLRAEQIRQGTHITAMGSDTREKNELDPGILAKADLLVADSIEQSRVRGEIYHAFEAGVLRDGDVVELGDVIVDPAHRRNDDSQITVADLTGVAVQDIQISKAVYEILTSK; from the coding sequence ATGCCCGAGATCTTCAACCGAACCGAGATCGAGGATGCACTGCAAAAGGTCGATGTAACAAAGGCCATCGAAGAGGGGTTCGTCGCCTACTCCCAGGGGAAGGTCGTGGTGCCGCCTGTCGGCGAGCTGGTCTTCGAGGACCCGCCCGGCGACGTCCATATCAAGTACGGCTACATCAAGGACGACGATTTTTTCGTCATCAAGGTCGCCTCCGGCTTCTACAACAACGTGACGCTCGGGCTGCCGGCAGCCGACGGTCTCATGCTGGTCTTCAGTCAGAAGACTGCGCAGCTCGAGTGTGTGCTGCTCGACGAGTGTCATCTGACCAATGTGCGCACAGCGGCGGCCGGCGCTGTCGTTGCCAAGTATCTGGCGCCGAGCCGGGTCAAGCGAATCGGGGTTTTCGGGGCCGGAGTCCAGGGCAGGATGCAGGTCGAGGCGCTGCTGCCGATCGTCAAGTGTCGCGATGTCGTAGTCTGGGGGACCGGCGAGGAGGAGCTCGACGCCTACCGGGAGGTGATGGAGGGCCGCGGGCTCGCGGTCGAGACCACCCTGATCGGCGATGAGATAGCCGCAACCTGCAACCTGATTGTCACCGCGACCCCGTCGCGCACCCCTCTTCTACGGGCCGAACAGATCCGGCAAGGAACGCACATCACAGCCATGGGGTCGGACACCCGGGAGAAAAACGAGCTCGACCCGGGCATTCTGGCGAAGGCCGATTTGTTGGTTGCCGACAGCATCGAGCAGAGCCGGGTTCGGGGTGAGATCTACCATGCATTCGAGGCCGGTGTGTTGCGGGACGGAGATGTTGTCGAACTCGGGGATGTGATTGTCGATCCGGCGCATCGGAGGAATGACGATTCCCAGATCACTGTTGCCGACCTCACCGGGGTCGCCGTTCAGGATATCCAGATCTCGAAGGCGGTGTACGAGATTTTGACCTCAAAATGA